Sequence from the Panicum virgatum strain AP13 chromosome 5N, P.virgatum_v5, whole genome shotgun sequence genome:
GTAAGTTATagtggttctcatgaaaaataaCTCTTAGTCATATCCACTCGTTTACAGTCATATTGATTGATTGGGATCACACGGAGCTGATTGGAAGTTCGGAATGCCCCTTTTTTTTTGTACATTgagaagggaaaaaaaatgGGAAAGAGACAGTGCAACACTCACCTCATATTTCAAATCACTTAAAAAAAAGCCATTTCGTAAATTTGATATTTGTGTGCTCGTTCTCCCCCAATATGTCAGCGACTCGCCTCACTTCCATCCGAAATGGCACCCGCATCCGTGGCTCTCCACCCTCCAACGACCTCCTTCTCtttccccgccggcgccggagggtGCAGCCGGCCCCGGTTTGGCCCACCTGCGTCACCCGCACGGCTTGCCCCGGTTGCCACGAGTGTGGTCCCGCGCCGGCTCCTCCTTCCAGCGGCTGCCGGTGTTTGGGACTTCATCTCCGGCGGAGCGggtggggccgccgccgcgtccctcgCCGTCCGGCGAGGTATGCAGCTCTTCCGCCAGGTAGTTCATGGGGTCATTTCACCTGTTGTTCCCATTTATGTTTTATAACTGCAGACGCAGAGGATTCGGGAGATTGTTACTTGTTTTCTTCTCGGTTGCATTGCAGGGAGATGTGGCTGGGTCGATGGCAGAATTCGACAAGGCAATTGAGATGGATCCACGGCAGAAGCAATGTACGAGCCCCTAACCTCTGCTTTTGTTTGAGGTGTGCTTGCTTGTCAGTGTCATTGTGCCAGCTTTCGTGTATACATTACATTGCCGTCCTGGCCGTAGCTGCAGCTAACGCATTGCTGTTGCTGTAGATCTTTGGCAAAGGGGTCTGTCGTTATACTACCTCGATAGGTGCGTCGAATGATTTGAATTGCGCTTAACAGTTAACATCCATGATCAAATGAGTAGTCTTTACATAAGAGCATTATATAATGTGGTATACATAAGAACATAGGTTCGAAGAAGGTGCAGAGCAGTTCAGGCTAGATGTTGCAGCTAATCCGAACGACACGGAAGAGTCCATATGGTGCTTTCTGTGTGAGGCTCAGCTATACGGCATCAAGGAAGCAAGGAAACAGTTCTTGGAGGCAAGTTATCAAAGGGCTGTAATCATCTACCAAACAAACTACAAACCTGACGTGCATTCACTATTTTCAGGTTGGTTTGGACTCAAGACCTGTAATGCGTGAAGCATACATGCTGTTTAAAGATGGCGGAGATCCTGAAAAGGTTACTTTAGCTGAAGACCTGAAGTATATAGTGCATATGCAATCTCTGTTACCTTAACTTGTTTTTTTAGTATTTCTTGATATTTCCTGATgtcttttattttttgttttggcTTCAGTTAGTAACAAGCTTTTCGAGTGGCACTGATGGTGAGGTCTTCTATTCTTCATTATATGCTGGACTTTACTATGAATCTCAGGTATGGGAAATAAGCCACAAGTTCAAATGCAAGAACACTTCCTAGTTTTATGCAAGAATCAATTTTTTTAGGATGGGATTCTTCCATTTCAAGCAGCCCATAATATTTTGTCTCTAAATAGCTCCCGATGATCTAATATATTACAAAGGCTGTACTTTTCTAGTACAGAAAAAGACATGTAAGAATCCCAAATATCCATCGCAATTTCTTAATATACATTGATAAGTTTTTTTCATGGATTACATATAGATATATCATCGGGTTGGTACATCTCTAGGAAGTGTATATAGTTCAACTATCTAACTGAACACTTCATTCGTACAGCAAATAGGCCAACAACAAAACTCTTGCATCAAATTTCTCATTCATAGCTGTTACAGTTAGAGTGCTCCCTTATTTTCCCAAACGTTCACATAAGTACATAACCAATTTGTTAATGAGCTGCATTTGATGCTGAGCAGAAGAACGCGGAGAAGGCAAAATCTCATATCGTTGCAGCATGCAAGTCTCCGTACGGATCAAGGTTCTGCTTTCCTCCCCCTGTGCTGGTGCACTTATTCAATCAGAGTTGGCATGCACGCTAACGATCCAATTGTCCACTGCCAGTGCCGCAACTGGGATCTATAGTGAAAGAGACCATCAGCATCTTTCAAGCGGCGATGATTCCGGTCGGAGCCAACCAACAGACTGTAACATGGCAATGGGTGTTTTAATTTCTTCGAATGGTGCAGACTGTGAGGATGCTTGCAGCCGGATCCTCTTTGTTTGTAGGTATGTGTAGCCTCCACAGTTATACTTTCTTCAGGCAATGGCATGCCAATGCCACAGCAGAGGATGAGCGAATGGACAAGAACGACCACAATGCATGTGCTGTATCGAAATTGTGACGAGTCTTGTACGCTGTTGCAAAACAAGAAGTGCGTGCCGTGTCTTTCTACGCGACTAGCTCCTGCCGTACGCCTTCATCCAGCACTCTTAACCAGCAAACTGAAGTTGCCTGTATGGAAATGGGGACCCTCATCAGGCTCCATCATTTGATGATTTCGTACTGCCCATATGGTGGCGCGTAGGCATTTGCAGCTCTGCATGATTAATTGCAGCCGCAGTTTGTTCATGTTCCCTATTATATTTCTTCTAGTGTATTATCCTTGAACATTATCTCTCTCTTATCTCTCTCCACTTAAAATTATAGATAGACACATGACTTTTGGTATACGTGTAGATGTACATTATGTTTCGATACATATTAAAAATTGTAcatctataaaaaaaatcaaaacaactCATGATTTTAGACGGAGGGACTAATTTACACATGATCTATACGTGGCTGTTATGTTCAATGAATGTACTGCATTTTCTTGTTTCTGGTACAAGTAGATCAGCATAAATTTACTCAAGCCAGCTGAAATGAACAATAAAAAAAGCCTTTTATTATTATTGTTCCCTTTATTATTTTGGAATGAAGAGGGACGACGTCACCTTTCGACCGTCAATCCCTCACAAAGGAGCAACAACAAAGTACATACAAAGAACAAAAAAAGGATGGGTGGGGGAGTGAGATCAACTGACCTCCGATCATGGAGCCTACCACAAATCACAGAAAAGATAAGTTTCACAACCTGACATGACCAAGATCTACGATGCTGCGGCGCAACGGAGGAGAACAAAGAGGATGGAGGCACTAATCCACACCCCATCGCAAGATCACAGAATCTTGAGAtaggcccctcccctccctatCTTATCCAGGTGAAGATAAACTGGAGAAACTTGTATGGTTGGATTGTAATGTTGGGTACTTGGTGTGCAGgtgtgaggtgtgtgtgtgtatgtacaTCGTTGGTTTGGAGTTGTATGCAGGGTTCTTAGCCATGTAGCAATGTGGATGTGGGTGAGGAAGACAGGGTCATGAGCAACAACGCAGCCTCCTCCACTCCCATTAGGAGCCTCCGTTTCTGCACCGCCTGCAAGTTGCtgctcccgctgctgctgctgctactgtctTTTACTTCAGTTTTGACCTCACCATTATGTTGCTGTCgcagctgctgttgctgcttgtGGTCTAGGCCAAGCTcttgcctcctcttcttccggtACCGGATCCCGCAAGCATTGCAAAGCGACTGCAAAACAGAATTGAAAGAGCGAAAAGGTGGAATTAACCATCACATGTGTTTTATACAAAACTGAAAACTCAGCTCTTAGACTGTTTGTCCTCAAAGTTTTTAGTCTTTCTCTTTGCGCGCAATTCGGTCACCGGCAACGCAATGTTGGAAAAGTGGAGGATAGAAATGAAAAATAATCAAAAGCTATGAGAATCAAAATGGATAAAGTATCTTTCTCCCGGCACACCATTGGCCCGGTGGTTAGCACTGCTGCAAGGAACAGCTCACCTAACCAACAAGTTGGAACCCAATTGAATACAGAGAAATGTCAACAAGACAAGTCATATTAGCACAATAGACCAAATCCCAACTCACCATCCCCTGTCCCAAATCCTACAAAATGTCTTTGTAACTACAGACTGCAAAGATAATTTCATAGTCCCTGTTTGAATTGATAAAGCACTGAATTCCAAAAAACAGAAAGAGTATAAAACAGTTTTATATTTTCATCATCTTACAAAATCTACATTACAAATTTTGCAAAAGTAAGATAGATTACCACGGAATTTAATAGATCAGGTGTCATGCTTCTCAATTGCAAACTAGTATCTCAATTGTCCATTCCAATTTAAACATATGGCTATAAGAGTAAGAGGAAACTTCGTGGAATAGAACTCCAAGCTCTCAGAAGATGGTACTGTCAACCTCTTGTAtaaggaattcaaaaacttaA
This genomic interval carries:
- the LOC120672994 gene encoding GATA transcription factor 23-like; the protein is MGSADRSEIDGIAVAERGARGCVECRATTTPMWRSGPTGPRSLCNACGIRYRKKRRQELGLDHKQQQQLRQQHNGEVKTEVKDSSSSSSGSSNLQAVQKRRLLMGVEEAALLLMTLSSSPTSTLLHG
- the LOC120672993 gene encoding uncharacterized protein LOC120672993, with amino-acid sequence MAPASVALHPPTTSFSFPAGAGGCSRPRFGPPASPARLAPVATSVVPRRLLLPAAAGVWDFISGGAGGAAAASLAVRRGMQLFRQGDVAGSMAEFDKAIEMDPRQKQYLWQRGLSLYYLDRFEEGAEQFRLDVAANPNDTEESIWCFLCEAQLYGIKEARKQFLEVGLDSRPVMREAYMLFKDGGDPEKLVTSFSSGTDGEVFYSSLYAGLYYESQKNAEKAKSHIVAACKSPYGSSAATGIYSERDHQHLSSGDDSGRSQPTDCNMAMGVLISSNGADCEDACSRILFVCRYV